The Anopheles maculipalpis chromosome 3RL, idAnoMacuDA_375_x, whole genome shotgun sequence genomic sequence tttaaaatcaCCGTTACGTCGTACCCACATACGAACACAGTAAAATCAGCTCATTTTATAACAACCATCGCACTCGAATGAGCGTTATTTTACTCAaactttgtaattttattcacttttttcccattttgctGCGATTGACTGCGATTGTACGTATGCTTATTGCGGAACTTGTTGGGATTCAATCCGAACGCTCGCAACCGCTGATCGATTGcgttttcctctttctttcGACCACCAGCATTATTTCCATGCCATTTGTGACCACTGTTTGAGGCAGCATCCTCAAAGCGTGGCTTTTTCGTACCACCATTCCGTTGttcatttgttttggattCGTCACCcatcttttcccattttcttttttgttcatatTTAGCATTATGCTGTGCTTTCGGGAAGTTGGTGGACTTTTCTATTGATTTTTCTGAATTTGCTTTCATGTCGGTAACTTTCCAACTGCCAGTCGGGTTTGCTTCTTGTGATTTTACATTTCCAGGggtttgtttcttatttttctttttcttgttcttagGAGTAgacttttcttctcctttgttttcggttttgaTACTCATTCCTGCATCTTCCTCGGTAGGAACTGATCCTGAACCATTCTCGGTGttggacaatttttcttttttcactttctttttcttcactgGCACGCTGTCTGTGTCTTTctcttgtttgatttttaactcAGCACCATTCGTTACCGCTTTCGGCTCAACAATTTCAATCTTTTTCTTATTGTCCCGAATTTCTTCGTCCAACTGATCCTCCTCGTGCTCAGCATACAAACTGGGCAAAAGTTTTCGCTTCATCTTTTCATTCGCAGCTCTGcgacgatacatttcgatctCGTTTAGCTCCACGTGCTTGGGACGCAATTGTACCGCTTTCTTCACGCTAGCCCACTTGTTAAGATCGCGAGTGTTTGCCGCCAATATTTCCTCCACGCTCAGCCCGAAATCGTTCGGTACCGTTTCGACGTACCGAAAGCGACACGGTGTATCCCCGATCATGTCCTCATAGTCTAGCTTGTAGTACTCGTCGATGTACTCACCGTACGTCTTTTCATCTTCCGGATCAAACAATGGTTTCTCAGCTTTAAGCGCCTCGCGGAACTTAGACTGTCGGCGGCCCTTTTTCTTGCCCTTCCCTACCGTCGCTTCCAACAGTTCCTTTTGGTGTGCATCTTTAGCATGTTTGGCCtccttcattttttcttcgtacTCACAATCCATTACGAAATCATCATCCTCACAGTGAGGGCCATAGTCATCTTCCACGTATTCATCATCCAACCGCTCGACGTCGTAATTTTCCACACCCAGCTCCTGATCCAGTTCGGGAAATTCGGGCTTCTGATCTCCTTCATCTACCCCATAGTATTCATCATTAAACATCGCTTTCATGCGTCGATCGTGCTCATCCGGATCAAAATCCGACTCCAAATCCTCCTCGTTCATGGCCAAATTTTCCGTTGCCGCTATTTTCTTCAAACGCTCAATTTTCTCCCGAATTTCCCTCAACTTAATCGCCTTCAGTTCTTCGAGCTCACGCTTTTGCTGCTCCTTTAGCTTCTCCTTTCGCTCCTTCAACACCTGCCGCTGTTCCTTCCGTTTGTTGCGTTCCACACGCAACGAATCCTCCACCGTACGGGGATACTGCTTGATGAAGTCGGCATCGGGCTCTTCAAACCGGAAGTTATACTTTCGCTCATAATCTTCCTGCTTTTCCAGCTCCTCTTCATCTTCCGAGGTGGCCACTATCTCATCGTAAGTGGGCACCTCTCCACTGCTCTGTACGAACCGTTTGTTGAGAATATAATCCTTGAGAAAGGCGTCCTCTTTAGATAGCTTTTCGTTGCTCCAAAAGTGCTTCAACGGTTCCAGCACCTTAACGTCTTCGCTCGGTGGTTCTTGTGCCTTTTTGTCCGCCAGCCATTCAATGTAATCTGACTGTTCTTTTTCAGTTTCGGCGGCACTTTTCACTCGCTGTTGTAACAAACCACCACCCTTGCCCTGCAGTACCTCCTCATCATCACTTTCCTCATCACCGATCCTGCTTAGCGCTTGCTTAATTTCGTCTTTaatctttttctcttcctccacCATTGTTGGTGAACCGGACCGTACCCGTATTGGGCCATCTTCATTCTCATCCTCAAACACGCCACCCCTTTCGAGCATCACCTTTCGCTCGTAGTCTTTTACAGTCATGGGTTTCTCCTTGTGGTGCCGCTTGGTTAGTGCCACTTCCTCGATAGGCTTCACATTTTCGAAGAACGTCTGCCGTTCGGTGTATTTGTCCTTATCCTTCCGCTTCAAAAAGGCGAGTGTCCGAAAGAACTCTTTGTCGAAATCTGGATCCACTATCTCGTCGTCGGTCGTTTCGTCATCGCTGGAATCGGACGAACCAAGTTCTTCCTTCAAGTTTTTCACTAAACAATAAAACGAATCGGATACATTTGGAGAATCTGGTTGTGGCAAGGATCATCACATGCACTTACGCTGTCCAAGTATCTCCTTCTTTCGGAATTCATCGTAATGCTTGGCATAGCTTGCATTCGTTCGCAGTTCACCTTCATCCGACTCAGCTTCATGATCAGATTCGtcgaataattttaatttatcaccCATTTTGActaaaaaagatacaaaatacACGAACAACGTGCGCGACCAACGTGTATCGTTTTTCACTTTGTTATGACTTTCACGCTGTCATTAATGCCAATTTGTGGGAAGCAGTGCTGCCAGACGCTCGAGAAACAggcaaatgtaaacaaagacCAGCATTGgtaatttttgcacaaaattgATAACATTTTGCTGATACAACTCCCGGACTGAATAAACTACCAGCAGAACAATGGCAGATGAATCGGAAACAACCGGCATTGACAACAGCAATGACAAGGATTTGGCAGCGAACGTGGAAAACCTTTCGCTAGCGAACCAGAAGGTCGAAAAAcaggaagcaaagaaaagtgtGTACCGAGAGATATCGCGGAATGCGTCTCAAGTGGGTACTAAAtatctttccgttttttccatttcagttGATATTGTACTACACGCCACTGGTAGTGCTCCAAttttgaagcagaaaaaatggTCAGTCGATCAGGAGAAGCCTATCAGTGCGATTGTAAAGTTTATACATAAATATCTTAAATTAGATCCGGAAGAACGATTGGTACGTATGAGGTGGTAGGCTTTTCATTCAGCAAACTGCCGTCTAATTCCATCCATGCTCTTTCATCGCAGTTTCTCTACATCAACCAAACGTTTGCACCGTCTCCGGATCAGATCATCAAAAATCTGTACGAATGCTACGGAACCAACGGTAAACTGATTCTTCACTACGCCAAAACCCAAGCCTGGGGTTAGAACGGGAACACCTCTCCAGCACAGCTTCAATTTCGGCTTCATTCCGTCATATATTTTACCAAAATCTTAGTTCATAATTCATTTCTTGTAAGCTTATTCtgaataagaataaaaatacgCCATACTTTGCTTCGCTGCAGCACCTTTACGTCTATTTAGACAACATATTCTACATCATTACCGGTATCGCGTTCTTAATCACCACGCAGCGACTCCAGCTGTTCCGCTGCCTCCTTCGCCACCCGGTGATATTTTCCGATGGCCGGACGGTAATAGTACGACTGGTAATCGTTACGTTCGGCCATCTTCGCACGGACTTCCTTCTCGAGCGCACGGATATGTGCCTTTTCGTTCTCTTCGTAAATATGGTGCAGTATCTTTTCGTACTCCTGCTGCGGGCTGGGCAGAATGTACCGGGCGATAAAGCGCGTAATCGGATGCCGATGGTATTCCCAGTGCTTTGGTGTGTAATCGGCCGGTGTTTCCGTGAGCGTAGCTGGACCAACGAACACATTAGCGTAGAACACAACCGCACCGACCGGGATCAGCCCAACCATAATGTAGTAGTGGAACAGATCCTTGAACTTGTGCCACTGGAAGCGGGATGGCGTGATGGTAAAGTTCTTCGGTCCATGGCCACCAGACATCTGGCGCGTACCGGTGAGGGCTACAACAAACGTATAGAGAGAGAATCACAATCATTTGTTTTGAAGTTGCATAACACCAGAAGGGAGCAGATGGAACGTTATTTTAGAGAGTTTTACCAACCAGTTCCATTTCCATCGCTCACTGTTGTGTGAAAAGCTTCCTTACCATGTTTTCCTGCCTGCAACAATGCCGGATTTTTCAAAAGAGCCCCCAAACGGGCCGAAAATTGCCCGGAACGAGCCAAGGAGCTGAAAATTGCCATCTTGTTTGGTATGTTTTCGACTGGCCGAGTTTGACAGCTAACCAAGGTAATTATAGCTGAGACGTCGTCAGTTGACGTATGTGaaaatgtttcgtttgttgatttttaagTTACATTATtgtcaattatttatttcaatgaaatattttactgtttttttttttgtacaatgatttataaaaattatccACATGCATtccttttttataataaaaaaaaatcaaagcttCAACAACGGTAATGAAACGGTTGGTCTACAATTTCACTTTGATTTGAAAGTTTGACAGTTGCTAGCCCAATATTGTTAAGTACGTTTtcattataattaaaaatttaaattcataaagtaactttgcaaacattttaaatcttttGGAGCGTCCAAATGCATTTAAATTCTATCAATAGTGAAGCGTAGAATAAACATTTTCGAAATAATCGCTTGTAAGTGTTTGTCAAATTtagttgtttttctctcttgaCAGTCTACCATTGTACTCACCAGTTCTACAGGCCCCATCAAGGCCCATTCGCTTGTCGCGTTCCAaggtttgtttggttgattcACACACAGTACGAGGCTGGCAAAAAGTGAATCAATTTATGTCCCGCTTGTCCCCGCCAGTTTCAGCGCAGTAAGTGCATTTAGTGCATAACAAGATTGCATCTCTCTTGTGTCGCTTGTTAGATGCGTTCTGTACAAGCTAAAGTTTTAATGCGTGCTGTGAAGTTGCTTGTACCCTGCGGTGTTGTCGACCGCTATTAACACCGAAACGCGATTCCCTGAGCGTGATCCGGGGCAGACCGAACGGTACACAGTGCAAAGGTGTGTAGCAAAAGGGCAAACAAATGCGTGTTCCTCCAGCACGCACAAAGTGTGATTATCACGCAATTAAGATAACGCGTCATCGGACGAAAGTTTGGTCTGGATTGGTTCTACAGAAGGAAGGATAAAACGGAAAAAGTTCCTCCCCCTTGAGTGTACTGACTTGCGTGGGGCGTTTTCTCAACCGCGGATCAACAATCGGAAAACAGTTCGAATAGATAAGAAGGAATTGTCTACCACAGATAGAAAAGGGCAATAGTGGGGTGATTCTGATTTCTTTTACACATGCAATaaagctttcttttattttagtttatcTCGTAAGAATCATGTCAATAAAAGGACATTGATCGTGTGGAAAATCCCATCAGAAAGATtagattgttttgaaaataattttaatttattttagaacctttaaaaactttatttttaaattattttggaagaatttattttaagtaaccTAATTTGTGTACCTAAGAAAGGAGCAAAGATTCATCATCCTACCGCCCCGAGCATCGATTAATCGACCTTTTAATCCAGTCTCTCTCGTTCTTCTGATTGAACCAGACGACCTTGCTgactgtgtgttgtttgtgccTCACTCTCTCGCTGTGTGTGTATCCGTTGTACGTGTGTTTTTGCGTGTAAAGTGCATGCCGCGGTGGTTGAGCGGATTTTGTGTGGTCGATTCTGTAAAGACGGTGCTTGCCCAAAAAAGGCAACTTGTGCACCAACTGGGAGTGAAAAAAGAtccaaaaagaaaggaaaaggggGTGGAGGGTGGTTCATGAAAACATTGAGTGTGTATATGTTCCCtttctgtctgtgtgtatgcgcgTATTTACCCACTGTGAAgttaatttgtttctttgttgatCTTTGTTTGCAGCCCGTAAATCAAAACAAGGATGTGAAGTGTTATCGCGTTGGAATGATCAATGTTGGAATGGAATAGTCTTGAGCGTCTACGCGCGGCGCAATACGTCTAACGCGAAGAGTCCGATAGTGTCGTGTATTTGCCTTTGTTTTGTAtatgggtgtgtatgtgtacgtgtaGCCCTTTTTGCCCTTATGCCACATTTGAGCACGATCAGTTAATGATCCATGGTGCTCCACCGTCGAAAAAGTTCCTCATTTGCCTTCtgtgtgtgtagtgtgtgtgaTTGATAGGACAAGTTCTTATCAACTGGCAGCATAAACCGTGTTCCTTGGTGAAAGAACTCACCAATATCACACCGATTTCCGAAAAGGGCACAAATATACCACGATGGACACCACCGTCGTCGATCAAAAAGGCAACGCTGGCGGAGTAGCGATCAAGCTGCCAGGTGAGTAGAAATTCCCCACTTTCAAACCGGATTGACATGATCACGAAACAGCCTGTTGGTGGAGATTTGCATTAGAATGTGTTGAGGAGTTTGgcttaggaaaaaaaaaagaaaacaagatcGAATTCGCATATGGTTCCTTTCACATTCACACAGTGGTTGAACGTTGattggcaaacatttttgaaGCATATGTAAACAATGTCCAACCACGATACTAGAAGACGTGTCCCATGCCTCCGGATGTTGATGACGTATCCTGTTTGGGTGTGAGTTGTTGCTTCTCGCGAGAATcttcatcacacacacgcggcaCGGATGACGAAGCTGATGATCATATGTGTTGTAGCTTGCTGGTAGTAGGGTCGTGTCATGTGCCCCAAGGCACACGTTGGCTAATCGTCAGTGTCAATTGTGTAAACACCACGGTTCTCTCTGTCCGTGCAAAAAATGTATACGTTCAATTGAGGCATTATCGAGCGAATGCTGGGGAACTTAAAATGGGTAGTAAAATGAGTAAATTTTACTAGAAAAGTAATATTATATAACTCAAGAAGAACTGCTGGGTATCGAGATAGTTTGAAGAagataaattgtaatttttgtaaCCAGACATCATCTATAGCTATAGCTGGACTTCTGGAGCTGGTCCAGACGTTGGaattcattaaaaacaaatagatCTAACCAATGAATGAGAGACTGGGGCCAACCGGGATGGTTCTATAAGCTTTCGTAAGGGTCAAAGAACCTTCATAGTTTTGGTCCTCGATACCACTTAGTCACGTTCGACAGAAAGAAgctcagaaggattttttGGGCTTTGCATGTGTGGATAAACAATTGCGGATCTTTAACTTATTGACATACAGCCACAAAAACTCGTCAAGCTCTGGAAGATCGGTTATGTCATGAGATTGATGCCAGTCGACCCCGCCCGTTAAGCCTTTTCAGGACAATAGATGGTCCTAAAGCATGGTAGATTCAAATTGAGACAAATGATAACACTAAAATCTGCTATGTTCGACTCCAAAAGCATTTGTAGCGTTTACTAACAAAGAAAACGTACTAAAAGTCTTCGTGAGGATCTCTCAGTGGTGCTTCCTAGCTCCATCAGAAGAATTAAGTGGAATGGTCGCTGGTTGAACTCTAGTCCGCTTTCAAATGCTTTTCCTAGGAAAAGCAAATGCTAGTCTAGGAAAATAGGAGGTTCAAGAGGTTGAAAAAGGGCGAATGTTTGCTCGCAGTTTGTTCCCAAACAttgggaaacaaacaaaaagtaagaATATGTTCATTCTACTAAAGCAAATCTTGCACTAGCCTAATCTCTCACGGTTACAGAACAAATTACCATCCAACCACAAACACGTTCGAGCTACATATTTTGCGGTTGCATTGTACCGTTCCGTTTGGCAAACTTCCCGACAAATCCTTGCTGTGGCCGACCTTAGCTAATTCTTTGAGAAAATTTATAATTCATGCCAAGCGGCGCATTGCagaatgtttgctttttctctAAAAGTGTACCTCAAACCACCGAAATATTAGTTAGCTAAAtggtaaaatgaaaatggacATTGTTTCGGTACCCTCTAGTGCTTGCTATGTAAGAACTGCACATGCTGCAGGCACACTCGTCGACTAATAACACACTGTTAATATGCAAATAGATCGCACGTCCTTAATTTCCCTGCCCAAGCGCTTGCTGGTGGCTCACTTCTTAATGACCCATCGCCAAGGAAAGCCATAGCTGATCATCACAACGAACCCACTTAATCATCAGCACACCCAACATCGCTTGGTTGCGTGAATTTAGCCACACTGGAAGCTCGAAGATTAGTATCGTGATCTATGTATGTGAACTCCTCTTCGCTCTTATGGCGAACCTGCTGCGGTGGAGCCGATCGTTACGCTTACCCTCACAAGATAACTTTATGACCGCTTCGAACGAACCaacttttccccattttcctCCTTCATCACAGTGGGAAGAAAGCGCGTTCCACTAGAGCTGTTCGGTGGTGTATAAGTTTGGTTGGGCCCCATCCGTTGGATTTCTGTCTGTCTTTCCGAGAGGTTAGGTTGGACCTAAGCACATTTCGAGTTCCCTTTTTTCGCTTGTGGGCCATGGCGATGGTGGCGAAGGTGAAATCGGCTAATAGATAAGGCAAGGTTCGCAGCACAACCTTAATTGAAACGACGACGGTGCTTTATTGTGCGCCATTCGGCTGACGGGGGATGCACCATGAACGGCAGCTGGATTGTCTAGTAAACGCCGGTTGCATTTGGAGAGTTTTGCTCACGATGAAAGATTAAGTTCCCGTGAccatttttgctgctttaaGTAAGTTTTTGCTCTCCCGCTTTCTTTCAATTATTATTGATTCATTTGCAGGTCTTACGATTATTACCGTAGCTTGTTTTGAGTTGGGGTTTTGCTCGCTTTAATCattaccgttttttttgtttgtgattgcAACATgaagaagtaaaacaaatcataGGAAATAATGTTCCTAATGAGGGAAAgtttattgcaaacaaaaatctatttttcttcGAAGCGAGTTCTTAAGATACTTCACATAATAATCTACTCTGGCCGGTCAAAAAACTGTCACAATCGTTTGTCATTTTTAGCGAAGAATTCTATTCCCCTTCACCTACGATTGGGACCGCGCGTGGGACAGCCTGATGACTAAGACTCGGGTTTCGCATTAGTCATAAACTCTAAATTTGATGTGTTCTGTTCTGTGCCGTTCGTAATCGCAATAAGAAGTCTGTTTGACTTCCTGTGCCGATGTGTTCTCGTGCTGTTTTgtgaatttaatttagtaaaatttattcaatgtACCAATGAAGGGTGCGTGCCGCCACCGCCAGCATAAAGGGAGCAGGGGTGGCCCCGTATGTCGTCTAGTAATGGAAGGAATTAATGAACGCGGGAACTCCCCTCCCACCCCCTTAAACCGATCTGGGATTAAAAATGTACATTTAAATGTTTAGACAAAAACGAAATTTAACAATATGGGCGatggtaaataaaaatgtgtgtCAGGGAAACATCATTTTCCACCGCTTGAATCTGCTGGCATGTCGAAGGTTAAACTGATCGCACGTTAAACCCAGCGTGGTTGAGGGTTAAGGTGTTGTACCGGAACTACCAGTACTACTTGTTCTCTTCTCGTTGCTTAAATCCTCGGAATGAAAAACAGGTCCGCGGggaatttttttcccttatcAAACGGTGCAAGCTTTTGCGTGTGAATCGACGGTACGGAAGAGTAGAAAAGTATCATTTACACACTGCAGTGTGTGGCGTGATGGATGATGGCACCGTTGTTGATGCAGAAATGCGGTACAAAGCGGCTAGGTGCAGGTCTTGAGACAGATAAGCAATTATGATAGCAGCGAACTTGGTTGGGAAATTAAAATAGAgactgaataaaaaaaaaacatgtctcAATGCtgcatttccttcctttcggcATAAAAACGCTAGATAATgcattcccttttttcaatttatcaaagctttttctttcaGTGTAGTTTTATCGAACTTCACGAGgaaaacactcaaacacactgCTGGCAATGgacgaaaaggaaagaatgAACGACACTCGTTATTTCCTGCCCCACCGAATTCCAGCAGCGGCATCCGCCTGCCTACCGGGACAGGGGCTAATATTACCGTTGTGTCTTGTCCCTCTATGTCCCTCTTTTTTCGACGTTTGTCTTGCCGCAAATAGCAACGCAAAAAGACGACGAATCATGAAACACCGTacacagaaaaaacagtactgtcAACCGATGATCAGCTAGCCAGCCCGGAACGGTGCTAATTTCTTGCACTGGCGTTAGGCAGGAGCTTTtatttgcgaaaaaaaatcccgccGTTCAGACCCACACTATCTTGGGACGATGGGAAGACGGGGCCCCGGTAGTGTGTGACACACTTACGCACAACTACGTGACGCTTCGTTTCTGGAATGGAACTTGGAGCAACGTATGCGTGAAGAAGAGGTTCGTTAAATGCAAATGTTTCACCTTCATAAATGAGTTGTGGATTAGAGAATTGGGAAGACGATAGATAATCTTGTTGAGGAAGCGTCATACTATCATACATCTGTCAAAACTGATCTGAGgattatttattgattattattaAGAGGTTACTTTAATCTACCAAGGGCGTagaaaagatttttctttgctgtcaATATCGCTCTTTCTGTACCCCTGATTGGGGATTCGAACTCGTGCCTTCATTATCCTTACCTACAGGTGCATGCAAGGTGCCATTTCAACCACTCAGATCTGTATCGTTAAAAGTCAAGTTGCTTGCATAGCTCTGTAAAGTATTCCacttaaaatattattaaactaCTCATGTGGTTTAACAGGTTTAATCTTCCCCAAAAATCATAACTAAAAGTGAAATGTACAAGGTTACGCACACCTTTcatctcttttttctctccattccTCTTGTCGCACAACCGACATCGCGTAATCTTCTCACCAGAAGGTCATATGTTAATCGTTCACAATTTTTGGGTTAACCTTGGCCACGCACCCTGCCTTTCTTACACCGCTTTACAACACCTAAAGCTAATGGTGGCTTTTACGCTGGAAAGTTCGACTATTAAATAGATGAaggctttgtttttctttctcttttgttttgtgacaagttgaaaaaaaaatccccacagTTGAAGTTAAAATACCTGCCTGTCGGCAAACTCGATGCGTTAATGGTACTCCAGTGGGCAACATACCCTACCAGGGAGGAGAATGTTAGTGAGATCGATAAAATTTAGGGTTGCTGTTGGCTTCAACACTACCTCCAAACTGGCGAACGGGTAATTGGTGTGGGGATACCCGGTTTTAAAAATGGCACTTTCGGTTTTTATCGACAATTTTaattggattatttttttattggaaattattttatcaaaaaaatctccacaCAAACTAGCTTCCTAATGGCAGTCTTTAGCGTGCAGTAGCTTCTGTTCAGGTTTAGTAAATTACCtggctttatttttatggctttgtaaatgaagaaatttttaCACCGGTGTCTGCTTTTCTGAGCATTCCATAAAGCTCTGCTTGTGTCATAAATATGTAGCAGCTTATTGTTGTTCAACACACCGTACAACAGGGGGCACATGTGAAGTTGAATTATTCCGTCTGCAGACACTACCGGGTTTCGATGTGAACGTGTCAATTCGTCGACAGGGCAATGCTTCTTTAAGGCACCAAGTTATGCCATTAAGAAGGAAgtcttttttgtaataaaaataggaGGCACGATGAATAGGTACAAATGAGATCCACTTTG encodes the following:
- the LOC126563078 gene encoding NADH dehydrogenase [ubiquinone] 1 beta subcomplex subunit 5, mitochondrial is translated as MAIFSSLARSGQFSARLGALLKNPALLQAGKHALTGTRQMSGGHGPKNFTITPSRFQWHKFKDLFHYYIMVGLIPVGAVVFYANVFVGPATLTETPADYTPKHWEYHRHPITRFIARYILPSPQQEYEKILHHIYEENEKAHIRALEKEVRAKMAERNDYQSYYYRPAIGKYHRVAKEAAEQLESLRGD
- the LOC126563315 gene encoding autophagy protein 12-like, whose protein sequence is MADESETTGIDNSNDKDLAANVENLSLANQKVEKQEAKKIDIVLHATGSAPILKQKKWSVDQEKPISAIVKFIHKYLKLDPEERLFLYINQTFAPSPDQIIKNLYECYGTNGKLILHYAKTQAWG
- the LOC126561641 gene encoding protein KRI1 homolog, whose amino-acid sequence is MGDKLKLFDESDHEAESDEGELRTNASYAKHYDEFRKKEILGQLKNLKEELGSSDSSDDETTDDEIVDPDFDKEFFRTLAFLKRKDKDKYTERQTFFENVKPIEEVALTKRHHKEKPMTVKDYERKVMLERGGVFEDENEDGPIRVRSGSPTMVEEEKKIKDEIKQALSRIGDEESDDEEVLQGKGGGLLQQRVKSAAETEKEQSDYIEWLADKKAQEPPSEDVKVLEPLKHFWSNEKLSKEDAFLKDYILNKRFVQSSGEVPTYDEIVATSEDEEELEKQEDYERKYNFRFEEPDADFIKQYPRTVEDSLRVERNKRKEQRQVLKERKEKLKEQQKRELEELKAIKLREIREKIERLKKIAATENLAMNEEDLESDFDPDEHDRRMKAMFNDEYYGVDEGDQKPEFPELDQELGVENYDVERLDDEYVEDDYGPHCEDDDFVMDCEYEEKMKEAKHAKDAHQKELLEATVGKGKKKGRRQSKFREALKAEKPLFDPEDEKTYGEYIDEYYKLDYEDMIGDTPCRFRYVETVPNDFGLSVEEILAANTRDLNKWASVKKAVQLRPKHVELNEIEMYRRRAANEKMKRKLLPSLYAEHEEDQLDEEIRDNKKKIEIVEPKAVTNGAELKIKQEKDTDSVPVKKKKVKKEKLSNTENGSGSVPTEEDAGMSIKTENKGEEKSTPKNKKKKNKKQTPGNVKSQEANPTGSWKVTDMKANSEKSIEKSTNFPKAQHNAKYEQKRKWEKMGDESKTNEQRNGGTKKPRFEDAASNSGHKWHGNNAGGRKKEENAIDQRLRAFGLNPNKFRNKHTYNRSQSQQNGKKVNKITKFE